The nucleotide sequence GCGGCTCGCGGCCGAGATGCGGCTTCCCGGGCGCGCCTGGCTCGAGTTCGACGTCGAGCCCGAGGCGGGCGGCGCGCGCATCCGCCAGACCGCGGAGTTCGATCCGGTCGGGCTCGGCGGGCTCGCGTACTGGTACGGGATCTACCCGCTACACGAGCTGGTGTTCCGCGGAATGCTGCGCGGGATCGCGCGCGCGGCCGAGCATGGCGCCGCGCCGCGCTGAGCGCCGCCGTCAGCCGAGGCGCCCGTGGACGCGCACGGCCGCGCGCGAGCCGGCGCCGATCGCGCCGTCGATGAAGCCCCGCCAGCCTTCGCCCACGTCGCCGCTGGCGAAGAACAGCGGAGGCCGATCGCGCTCCAGTGCCGTCGCCCAGCGCCCGAGCCAGCCCGGCGGAAGCATCGCCCACGTGCCGCGCGCGAACGGATCCTCGCGCCACGCCCAGGACGAGATCGACTCGACCTCGACTCCCGGGAACCAGGCGCGCAGCGCCGCTTCGACCGCAGCGCGGTCGGAGACGTCGAGCCGGGCTGGATCGGGTCCGAAGGCGACCAGCAGGGTGTGCGCGTCGTCGAGCGCGTAGGTGAGCGCGAAGGAGAGCGGGTGGGACGCGGGCGCGACCGCGCTCGCCTTCTTGTGTCGCGTCACGCGGCCCTTTTTCCGGGCGTAGAGCTTGAATCCGCGCCCGCCATGGCGCAGGCCGGCCAGCTCGAGCAGGCGCGCGTCGAGCGCGGGCGCGAACTCGACCTCTGGCAGGACGTTCAGCGGCAGCGTGACCACGGCCGCGCGGGCGTCGAGCTGCGCGCCGTCCGCGAGCGCGATCCGGACGCCCGCCTCCGAGCTCTCGATGCGCTTCGCGATCGCCCCGAGCCTGACCTCGAATCCGCCGTGCGCGACCATCTTCCCGATCAGCGCTTTCGTGCCGTCCGCGAGCTTGTAGCGCGCGGCGGCATCGGAGAGGCCGGGAAGGCTCCAGCCGGCGAGCGCGAAGCCGCGCAACATCTCCGTGTAGGCGACGCCGTCGAGCGGCCCGTTCGTGAGCGACAGCAGGTACCCCTCGAGGAAATCGCGCGGCACCGGCGGGAGCTCGAGGCGCGCGAGCGCGTCCCTTGCGGAGAGCGCGTCGAGCTTGGCGAGCTCGGCCCGCGCGAAGCCCGAGTCGTAGGGACGGTTCCAGGCCAGGCGGGCCGGACCGAAGTACGCCTCGACCGCCGCCTGCACGGCGGCCATGTCCTGCGCGCCCAGGACGACCCGCTTGCCGCCGACGAGCGCGATCATCTCTTCGTTGGCGAGGTCGAGACCCAGCTCCGGCGTCTCCGCGACCGCGAGCCCGTAGCGCTGGATCTCGGCCCAGACGTGCGGCTGCGCCCAGTGGACCCAGGTGCCGCCGAGCTCGATCGAATCGCCGCCGAGCTCCGAGGTGAACGTGCGCCCGCCCAGACGCTCGCGCGCCTCGAGCAGGACCGTGCGGTAGCCGCGCAGCGCGCAGTCCCGAGCCGCGGTCACGCCGGCGAAGCCGCCGCCCACGACCAGCACGTCGATCTCGGGCTTCGGATCGGCCGCTCGCGCATCCGGGCCGAGCAGGAGCGCGCCCGCGCCCGCGCCCGCCGCGATCAGGAGCTCGCGGCGGCGCAGACCCGCGGCCTCCGGCTTCACTCGCTTCGTCACGCTAGCTCGGCCTCACGACATGGATCCTGCCCGCACGGGTTAGCGGGATTCGCGGCCGCGAGAAAGGGGCGACCGCCACCGGCTCGACCGCGAACCCGGAGCACGCCCGAGCCCACGATCCTGCCCTGTTTCAGCGCGAGCAGCGCCTGGTTCAGCTCGTCGAAGTCGAACTCGGTGGTGCGCGGCCGGATGCCGGCGCTAGCGGCGAGCTCGAGCAGCTCGCACCCGTCCGCGCGCGTGTTGGCCGTGACGCTGGTCAGTGTACGCTCCTCGAACAGGCGCGCGGCGTAGTCGAGCGGCGGGATCTGCGTCATGTGGATCCCGGCGCAGGCGAGCGTGCCGCCCGGACGAAGCGCCTCGAGGGCGACCGGCACGAGCGTTCCGACCGGCGCGAAGAGCACCGCGGCGTCGAGCTTCGCTGGCGGCCGATCCGCGAGGTCGCCGGCCCATTCCGCGCCGAGCTCGCGCGCGAGCGCACGATGCGTGGCCTCGCGCGTGACGACGAAGATCCGGCAGCCCAGGTCTTCCGCGACCTGCAGGGCGATGTGCGCGGACGAGCCGAATCCGTACAGGCCCAGCCGCCCGCCCGGCTCGATCCGCGAGCGGCGCAGGCTGCGGTAGCCGATGATCCCCGCGCAGAGCAGCGGCGCGACCGCGGCATCGTCGATCGCGTCCGGCAGCGCGTAGGCGAACTCCTCGGGCACGCGCGCGCGCTCCGCGAATCCGCCGTCCTCGTCCCAGCCGGTGAAGCGGGGCGCGCGGCACAGGTTCTCGTCCGACGCGCTGCAGTACTCGCAGCGGCCGCAGCTGCGCCAGAGCCAGGCGATGCCGACGCGCTGGCCCGGCTCGAAGCGGCGCGCGCCCTCGCCGAGCGCGCGAACACGGCCCACGATCTGATGACCAGGGATCAGGTTCGGCCGGCGCTGCGCGAGATCGCCCTCGACGACGTGCAGGTCGGTGCGACAGACGCCGCAGACGCTGACCTCGACCTCGATCTGGCCGGGTGCGGGAGCGGGGTCCGCGAGCTCGCGGAGCAGGAGCGGCGCCTTTTCGATCGGGCCCGGACTCGGGAGCACCCACGCGCGCATCGGCGGGAGATCTTACACTCGCGAGCGTTGAACGTTCTGCTCTACGACGAGAACGACGAGGTCGCCCCGGGGCGCGTGCGCGTCGCGGATCGCCGTCACCGCCACGCGAAGGAGATCCTGCGCGCGAAGCCCGGCGACGAGCTCGCGGTCGGAAGGATCGACGGCAAGCTCGGTCGAGGAACCATCGTCGCGCTCGACGAGAGCGCGCTCGAGCTCGAGGTCGTGCTCGAACGCGAGCCCCCCGCCCCGCTCCCAGTCACGCTCGCGCTCGCGCTCCCGCGCCCGCCGAGCCTGCGCAAGGTGCTGCAGCAGGCGACGGCGCTGGGCGTGAAGCGCTTCGTGCTCTTCGCGAGCGCGCGCGTCGAGAAGAGCTACTGGCAGAGCACGGGACTCGCGCCCGCCGCGCTGCGCGAGCAGCTCCTGCTCGGACTCGAGCAGGCCGTCGACTGCGTCGTTCCGCGGATCGAGCTCGCGCGCCGCTTCCGGCCCTTCGTCGAAGACGAGCTGCCGCGGCTCGCGGCGGGAGCGGCGATCCTCGTCGCGCATCCGGGACCGCTCGCTCCGCCGCCCGCGCTCGCGAGCCGTGCCGCTCTGCTCGTCGTCGGACCCGAAGGCGGGCTCCAGGATCACGAGCTCGAGCGGCTCGCCGCCATCGGTGCGCAGCGCGTCGGCCTGGGTCCGCGCGTGCTCCGCGTCGAGACGGCCGTCGTCGCGCTGCTCGCGCGCCTCGCTGGTTGACACCCCCGAGGGTCATTCGGATACTCGCCGCCGTGGATCTCATGGAAAAGCTCGTCGCGCTGTGCCTGAATCGCGGTTTCATCTATCCGTCGAGCGAGATCTACGGCGGCATCGCGGGGTTCTGGGACTACGGGCCGCTCGGCACCGAGATGCGCAACAACGTGAAGGCCGCCTGGTGGCAGCGCATGGTGCGCGAGCGCGACGACGTGGTCGGGCTCGACTCGTCGATCATCGCCAATCCGCAGACCTGGGTGGCGTCGGGTCACGTGGCGAACTTCAACGACCCGATGATCGACTGTCGCGGCTGCAAACGGCGCTTTCGAGCGGACCAGATCGACGCGGACGACCGCTGCAGCGCCTCCAGCGACGGAAAGCACGATCTGACCGAGGCGCGCCAGTTCAACCTGATGCTGAAGACGCGGATCGGCGCCGCCGAAGACTCGGCCGGCGAGGCGTATCTCCGCGCCGAGACCTGCCAGTCGATCTTCCTCGACTTCAAGCGCGTGATGCAGTCGGCCCGCATGAAGCCGCCGTTCGGCATCGCGCAGATCGGCAAGGCCTTCAGGAACGAGATCACGCCGCGCAACTTCATCTTCCGCTCGCGCGAGTTCGAGCAGATGGAGCTCGAGTTCTTCACGCCGCCGGCCGAGGCGATGGACTGGTTCGAGCGGTTTCGCGAGATCCGCATGCGCTGGCACCACGACATCGGTCTCGATCCTGCGAAGCTGCGTTGGCACGCGCACGGCGCCGACGAGCTCGCGCACTACGCGAAGGCGGCGTATGACGTCGTCTTCGAGTTCCCGTTCGGCTGGCACGAGCTCGAGGGTGTGCACCACCGCGGGGACTTCGACCTGCGCCAGCACAGCGAGCACTCCGGCAAGGACCAGTCGTACACCGATCCCGAGGCGAAGGAGCGCTACTTCCCCTACGTGATCGAGACGTCCGTCGGCGTGGACCGCTGCCTGCTCGCGCTGCTCGCCAGCGCCTACCAGGAGGACGAGGTCGGCGGCGAGAAGCGCGTCGTGCTGCGCCTCACGCCGCAGATCGCGCCGATCAAGGTGGCGGTCCTGCCGCTCTCGAAGAAGCTCGCGGCTCCGGCGGAGAAGATCGCCGCCGATCTGCGCCGCCGCTTCGCCGTGGACTTCGACCTGCCGGGAAGCATCGGCAAGCGCTATCGGCGCCAGGACGAGGTCGGCACACCGCTCTGTGTCACGTACGACTTCGACTCCGAGCAGGACCAGAAGGCGACCGTGCGCGAGCGCGACACGACCCGGCAGGAGCGCATCGCCCTCTCGCAGCTCCCCGCCTACCTCGGCGAGCGGATCCTCGGCTTCTAGCGCCTGCTAGTACTTGATCACCGAGCGGATCGCCGCGCCCTCGTGCATCAGATCGAAGGCGTGGTTGATGCGCTCGAGCGGCAGCTCGGCGGTGACCATCTCGTCGAGCTTGATCCTGCCGCTCATGTAGCGGTCGACGAAGCGGGGCAGCTGCGTCCGGCCCTTCGTTCCGCCGAAGGCGGTGCCGCGCCAGGAGCGGCCGGTGACGAGCAGGAACGGCCGGGCGTGGATCTCCTGGCCCGACCCGGCGACGCCGATGATGATCGCCTGCCCCCAGCCCCGGCTGGTGCAGGCGAGCGCCTGACCCATCACCTCGACGTTCCCGATGCACTCGAACGAGTAGTCGACGCCGCCGTCGGTCATCGACACGATCGCGGCCGCGACGTCGGCGACCTGCTTCGGGTCGAGGCAGTCGGTCGCGCCCAGGCTTCGCGCGAGCTCGAACTTCCGCGGATTCAGGTCCACGGCGAAGATGCGCTCGGCCCCGGCCATCACCGCGCCCTGGATCACCGAGAGTCCGATGCCGCCGAGTCCGAAGACCGCGACCGACGCGCCCGGCTCGACCTTCGCGGTGTGCAGCACCGCGCCGATTCCCGTGGTCACGCCGCAGCCGAGCAGACAGATGCGGTCGAGCGGAGCGTCCTTGCGCACCTTCGCGAGCGCGATCTCGGGCACGACGGTGTACTGCGCGAAGGTCGACGTCCCCATGTAGTGGTGCACGAGCGTTCCGCGCGCCGAGAGCCGGCTGGTTCCATCGGGCATGAGCCCCTTGCCCTGCGTCTCACGGATCCGCGCGCACAGGTTCGTCTTGCCGGAGAGGCAGAAGCGGCACTCGCGACACTCGGGGATGTAGAGCGGGATCACGTGATCGCCGACCGAGAGCGACCGGACGCCGGCCCCGACCTCGACCACCTCGCCGGCGCCCTCGTGACCCAGGACCGCGGGGAACAGGCCCTCGGGATCCTTGCCCGAGAGCGTGTAGGCATCCGTGTGGCAGACCCCGGTCGCCGCGAGCCGGACCAGACACTCGCCCGCGCGCGGCCCTTCGAGCTCGATCCGCTCGATCTCGAGTGGCCTGCCCGCCTCCCACGCAACCGCAGCCTCGACCCTCACACGCCTGCCTCCCCTGCCGAGCCGCGATCATACCAGCGAAGTTCCAGGGGTTTTACCGAACTTTGACGCGCGGAGGGCGCGCCCGGCGCGAGCCGCAGATACCTTGTCGACCCAATGGCAAGCCCTGAAGAATCCCCGGCGGTCGAAGCGGTCGAGTCTGGTCCCACCCTCAGCGACGTGATCGAGCTGCTCCCAGAGCGGGTCTACGACAACCCGACGAGTCTGGGCATGATCTACTTCGCGCGCGACCTCGTGCTCTACCTGGGCCTGGTCGCCCTGCTGGTGGTGGTCGACTCACCGTTCCTGCTGGTCCCGCTCTGGATCCTCACGGCGTTCACGACCGCCGCGATCTTCATCCTGGGCCACGACGCCGCGCACGAGACGCTCTTCAAGAGCAAGCGCCTGAACTACCTGGTCGGCGTGATCTCGATGCTGCCGTCGCTGCACATCTACGAGGCCTGGGTCTTCGGCCACAAACACGTCCACCACGGCCACACGGTGCGCGAGGGAATGGACTACGTCTGGCACCCCACGACGCCGGAGCAGTACCGGGCGATGACTCCCGTGCAGCGCGCGATGCACCGCCTGAAGTGGTCCTGGCTGGGCGCCGGCGTGTACTACGGCTGGGACATCTGGTGGAAGAACATGATGCACTTCCAGGGCACCGCGAAGATCGCGGCGAACGTGAAGCGCGACCGCAGGATCGTCCTGATCTACGCGTCGCTACTCACCGTGATGCTGCTCGGAGCCGGCGCTGCGACCTACGGTGGAATCGGCGGGGCCGTCTGGATGTGGACGAAGGTCTTCGCCGTGCCGTTCGTGCTCTGGAACTACGTGATCGGCCTGGCCGTCTACGTCCACCACGTCGCGCCGGACATCCGCTGGCTCTCGCGCCGCGAGTGGACGCGTTTCAAGGGGCAGATGGAGGGGACCACGATCCTGCACGTGCCCGCGTGGATGAACTTCTTCATGCACAACATCATGATGCACGTGGCGCACCACGTGGACATGCGCATCCCGTTCTACCGCCTGCCGGAGGCCTGCGAGGTGATCCGGAAGGGGTATGCCGACGTGGTGCGGGAGCGGGACTTCGACCTCTCCGACTACGTGCGCATCACGCGCAGCTGCAAGCTGTACGACTTCAACACGCACAGCTGGAGCGGTTACGAGGCGGCGAAGGAGTCGCCCGCGCTAGTCGCGCAGGCGTAGACCGAGCTCTTTCAGCTGGGCCGCGTCGACGGCGCTCGGCGCTTCCATGAAGCTGTCCTGGCCGCGCTGCGTCTTGGGGAACGCCAGCACGTCGCGCAGGCTCTCGCCGCCGGCCAGCATCAGCGCCAGGCGATCGAAGCCGAAGGCGAAGCCTCCGTGCGGTGGGGCGCCGGTGTCGAGCGCGTCGAGCATGAAGCCGAAGCGCGCCCTCGCTTCGGCCTCGGAGTAGCCGAGGATCTCGAGGATCTTGAGCTGCACGTCCGAGCGGTGATTGCGCAGGCTCCCCGAGCCGAGCTCGACGCCGTTCATGACCAGATCGTAGTGGGTCGCCAACACGCTCTTCGGATCGCTGGACAGCTTTTCGATCTCGCTCTCGAGCGGAGCGACGAACGGCATGTGCATGTAGCTGAGCTTGCCGTCCTCGCCCTCTTCGAAGAGCGGAAAGCCGACGACGAAGAGCGGATCCCAGGCGCGACCGTCGTAGCGGTCGAGCTTCTGGCCCAGCTCCAGCCGCAGCCGGCCGAGCACGTCGCAGACGACCCGCTCGCGATCCGCGCCGAAGAGCAGCAGCGATCCCGGGCGCAGCCCCGCCCGCGCGCCGATCGCCGCCTTCTCCTCGTCGGACAGGAACTTCGCGATCGGCGACTGCCAGGATCCGTCCTCGGCGATCCGCACCCACGCCAGCCCCTTCGCGCCGAGGCTTCGCGCCTGCTCGTTCAGCCGGTCGAGCTCGCTTCGAGACAGCGCGGCTGCATCGTGGATCGGAAGCCCGCGCACGACGCCGCCCGCGGCGAGCGCCCCCGCGAAGACCTTGAACTCGCTCTTGGCGAGCAGATTCGAGAGGTCGACGATCTCGAGCGTGATGCGCCGTTCCGGTTTGTCGGAGCCGTAGCGCGCCATGGCCTCGGCGTAGCTGATGCGCGGGAACGGACGCGAGAGCTCCACGCCGAGCACGTCGCGGTAGGCGCGCACGGTCAGGTGCTCCAGCAGATCGAGGACGTCGTCCACGCCGACGAACGAGAGCTCGAGGTCGAGCTGGGTGAACTCGAGCTGGCGATCCGCGCGCTGGTCCTCGTCCCGGAAGCAGCGCGCCAGCTGGAAGTAGCCGTCGAAGCCCGCGACCATCAGCATCTGCTTCATGATCTGAGGCGACTGCGGCAGCGCGTAGAAGCTCCCGTGCTGCAGTCGACTCGGCACCAGGAAGTCGCGCGCGCCCTCCGGAGTGGCGCGCGCCAGGATCGGCGTCTCGACCTCGGTCAGTCCGCGCTCCGAGCAGCCGAGACGAAGCGACTGCGCGAGCTCGTGGCGCACCCGCAGACGTCGCTGCATCACCGGCCGGCGCAGGTCGTGGATGCGGTACTTGAGGCGGCTGCTCTCGTCGAGAAGCACGTCGTCCTCGATCTCGAACGGCGGGGTCGTGGCGGTGTTGAGGATGCGCACCTCGTGGGCGATCAGCTCGACCTCGCCCGTCGGCAGGTTCGGGTTCACGACGTCCGGATCCCTGCGCGCGAGCACGCCCCGCACGATCAGCACCCACTCGGATCGGACCGCCTGCGCCTTCCCGTGCGCCTCGGGCTCCGTGTCGGGCTTGAAGACGACTTGCGCCAGTCCGCTGCGATCGCGCAGGTCGACGAAGATCACGCCGCCGTGGTCGCGGCGTTTGCGCACCCAGCCGCAGAGCACGACTTCGCGGCCGACGTCCACCGGCCGCACGTCTCCACAGAAGTGTGTTCGGCGCAGATCGCCGAGCGGATCGAGTCGCACGCAGGCTCCCTTCCCCGTCGTGGGGGGCTTCGGCGCGCGGAGCCTACCAAGGCCCCGCGGGCGGGTCAAAGTCCGGCTAGCCCCGGGACGAGGAGAGCTCGTCCGCGGAGCAGACGTGGTCGCGACCGAGCGCCTTGGCGAGGTACATCGCCTTGTCGGAGAGATCGAGCAGGCGCTCGCGGCTGTCTCCGTGCGTCGGAAAGGTCGCCACGCCGACGGAGACCGTGAGCCGCAGGTCCAGCCCCCGCTCCGCTCCGAAGGAATGGCCGGCGACCGACTGCCGGATCCGATCCGCGACCGAGAGCGCGCCGTCGAGTCCGGTGTCGACGAGCAGGATCGTGAACTCGTCGCCGCCGTAGCGCCCCACGGTGTCGATCGCGCGCACCGAGTCCTGGAGCAGACCCCCGAGCTCTCGCAGCACGCGCGACCCGACCAGATGCCCGAAGCGGTCGTTCACCGTCTTGAAGCGATCGAGATCGAGGAAGAGCACGGAGAGCCGGCTCTGCGAGCGCGAGGCGCGGTTCACCTCGCGGTCGAGCGCCGAGAGCAGATAGCGCGCGTTGTACAGCGACGTGACGTCGTCGATGAAGGCCTTCTCGCGCGCCTGCAGGAAGCGTTCGGCGTTGATCAGCGCGAGCTCCGCCTGCTCGATGACCAGCGCCGCGCGCTGCCGCTCGTCGTCGTCGAAGGGACGCCCCTCCGAGAAGAGCCAGATTCCGCCGACCACGCGGCCCTCGCTGCGGATCGGCAGCGCGAGCAGATCGGCGTCGCGGATACCCAGCTCCTCGAGCGCACCGGCGAGCGCGGAGCCGCTCCGCACTCCCGGCCGTTCGAGCTCGCAGGGATCGAAGATCTTGCCGAGCTCGATCTCCGAGCGGAGCGCCAGCAGCGCCTCCTGGGGGAAGCCCGCGATCTCGATCCCCTCGCCGGTCCGGGACGGCAGCTCGACGAGCCGGCCGACGGCGCGAGATCGACCGGTGAGTCGCAGGACGATCTCGACCGCGAGCGGCAGCACGTCCGCGCTCTCCAGACAGGAGGCCAGTGCGCGCGCGGCCTCGAACGCCTGCACGCAGCCGCGCAGGGACTCGTTCTCGTCCATCAGGCGCCGGCGGAGCAGCGTCCGCTTCACGCCGTAGGTGACCTCAGCCGCGGAGACCGGCTTGCGCAGGTAGTCGGCCGCGCCGAGCCGCATCGCCGGGAGCGCGCTCTCGAGCGACGCGTAGCCGGTGAGCACGACCACCTCGGTCCGAGGCGATGCGCGCTTCACGCGCTCGATCAGCTCGAGCCCGTCCATCTCGCGCATCGACAGATCGGTGATCACGAGATCGAAGGGCCCCTCGTCGCCGAGGCGCGACAGCGCCTCTCGGCCGGTCGCGGCAGTGGCGACGCGAAACCCCTCCTGGACCAGCGCGTCGCGCGTCATCTCGCGTATCAAGCGGTCGTCGTCGACCACCAGCACCCGCTTGTCCATCGCTTCCGGGCCCCCCCGCTCGCGTCGCTCCTCCGCGCTATCTCGGTGCGGTCGATCGGCAACTTGATGGCGGAGTTGCGCGCGCGCGACGCGGCCCTGGCGCGGATGTCCGATCCGGGCGGCAGACGACGGATCCGCCCGGTCACCCCGTCGCGCTCACGACGACGCGCCGGCCGACGATCTGCAGCCGGCCCTGCGCGTGGAGCTGGATGGCCCGGGGATAGAGATCCCGCTCGACCGCCGCCACCCTTGCCGCGAGCGAGGCGGGGGTGTCGTCCTCGAGCACGTCGATCGCCTTTTGCAGGATGATCGGCCCGGTGTCGTACTGCTCGTCGCAGTAGTGGATCGTCGCGCCGGTCACCTTCGCGCCGTACTCGAGCACCGCGCGGTGCACGCGCTCGCCGTAGAAGCCCTTGCCGCAGAAGGCGGGGATCAGCGAGGGGTGGGTGTTCATCGCCCGGCCGTTGTATCCCCGCAGCTCGATCCGCGACAGGAACCCGGCGAGCACGAGCAGATCGGGAGGATCCTGCGCCAGCGCAGCATGGATCGCGTCGTTGAACGCGCGCTCGTCCGGATGGTCCGCGCGCGCGATCGCGAGCGCGGGAATCCCGTGCCGCCGCGCGCGAGAGAGCCCGAACGCTTCGGGCTTCGACGAGATCACGGCTGCGATGTCGACGTCGAGTCGCCCGCGGTCTCGCTCCTCGATCAGGTTCGCCAGCGTCGTGCCGCTGCCCGAAAGCAGAACCGCGATGCGAAGCGCCATCTCTCCCCCCAAAAAGCGAAGGCGCCTCCCGGCCGTGAGCCGGGAGGCGCCCGCTTCATCCGTCCGGCGACGTCACTAGAACGTGTAGCGAACCCGGACCTCCGCCTGGTCGCGGTACAGGACCGGCGCGACGCCTCGGAAGACCGGGCTCGTGTAGTCCGCCACCGAGCCGTACTGCGCGATCGGGAAGTACGAGCCCTGCGCCTTGTAGACGTGCCCGAAGAACTGCGTGAAGCCGAGGCTCGTCGAGAACGAGTCGTTCCAGCGGTACGTGAGCCCCGTGATCAGGGCGCCCTGCGATTCCCACGGCGCGTACAGCAGCGTCACGCGCGGCAGGAGCCGATCCTGGAAGTAGCCGGTGAAGAACGTGAACGCGACGTTTCCGGTGAGCGGACCTGCCGCATAGCCGTAGTTGCCGTCGAAGTCGTCGTCACCGCCCTCGTAGTCGGGCAGGTAGCGCAGGAACAGCTGCGTGTTCAGGAAGAAGCTGCGGTTGGGGTTCAGGAAGTTGAAGAAGGTCGGGCGGTCGACCGAGATCGAGAGCACCATCTCATCCGTCTGCGACAGGCCCTCGTACTCGGTGTTGTTCGGGATCAGCTTGTTGGCGATCCACGAGAACTCGACGCCCCAGCTGGTCTTCGTCACGTCCTCCGCGAAGTCGAGACCGAAGCCGAAGACGTTGCGCTTCTGGTAGTTGAAGGCGACCTGGCGCCCGCCCTGCCACAAGAAGTCGCGGCGACCGTAGCGGCCGTCGCCGCCCGCCTTGCGGACCGGAAGCGTCTGGGTGGTCGCGCCGAGAATGCCCGCGACGCCGCGGCAGAAGACCGGCGAACGGGGCGGCAGACCGTTCGGGAACAGCGCAGCGAAGGCCTCCGAGTCCACCCCCTGGTCCGCGCGGTACGGGCTGTACTGGATGCCGTCCTGAAGGACGTCACCCGGAATGCCGCTTCCGCACAGGATGCTGTCGTCGGTGATCGGGCCGGCGAGGTAGTCGTCCTGCCCGTCCCAGACCGCGTCGCGGTCGCGGTCGAGATCCGCACTCAGATCGCCGTCCATGTCGCGACCGCGCACGACCTGGCTGCCGAACTCTCCGAGCAGCTCGTTGCGCTGCGCTACGGTCATCCTCACGTACTCCGGTCCGTACGGAGTCTCGATCTCGACCGCCTGCGAGGCCAGCAGGCGGCGGAGCGTGGTCAGCCCCTCCGTCTGCTGCAGGTACTGGAGCTTGGCGAGATTCACCATCCGGTTCACCCCCGTCCCGACCGGCGGCTGATTCGGGTCGCCGGGGTTGTTGGGGTCGCCGGGGTTGTTGGGGTCGGCGACCGTGACCACTTCGACGGCGAAGCCGATCGGCATGGATAGGATCAGCGACTTCCCCGAGGGATTTGCGTCGCCGGGATCGACCAGCACGTTGTTCACCTCGAGGTAGCACCAGGACCTCGGGCAGCTCTCCTGCGGGTCGTAGTTCACCAGGAACTCGGCGGCCACCGCCTTCGGATCCGTCTCCGTCGGTATGGAGACCCGGACGATCGAGTAGTCGACCGCCGCATTCGGGTCCCAGAGCGGCGCCGCGACCACGTCGAAGTCGACTTCCTCGTCGTCGAACACGTACTGGTTGCGGGCGAAGATGCCGTCCGGTCCAGAGATCGGATCGCCGAAGGCCTGGAGCGCCGTATTCGACTGCGACCAGACGGCGAGCTCCTGCAGGCTCTCGGGCGCGTCGAAGAC is from Deltaproteobacteria bacterium and encodes:
- a CDS encoding phosphoribosylglycinamide formyltransferase, which translates into the protein MALRIAVLLSGSGTTLANLIEERDRGRLDVDIAAVISSKPEAFGLSRARRHGIPALAIARADHPDERAFNDAIHAALAQDPPDLLVLAGFLSRIELRGYNGRAMNTHPSLIPAFCGKGFYGERVHRAVLEYGAKVTGATIHYCDEQYDTGPIILQKAIDVLEDDTPASLAARVAAVERDLYPRAIQLHAQGRLQIVGRRVVVSATG
- the aspS gene encoding aspartate--tRNA ligase, encoding MRRTHFCGDVRPVDVGREVVLCGWVRKRRDHGGVIFVDLRDRSGLAQVVFKPDTEPEAHGKAQAVRSEWVLIVRGVLARRDPDVVNPNLPTGEVELIAHEVRILNTATTPPFEIEDDVLLDESSRLKYRIHDLRRPVMQRRLRVRHELAQSLRLGCSERGLTEVETPILARATPEGARDFLVPSRLQHGSFYALPQSPQIMKQMLMVAGFDGYFQLARCFRDEDQRADRQLEFTQLDLELSFVGVDDVLDLLEHLTVRAYRDVLGVELSRPFPRISYAEAMARYGSDKPERRITLEIVDLSNLLAKSEFKVFAGALAAGGVVRGLPIHDAAALSRSELDRLNEQARSLGAKGLAWVRIAEDGSWQSPIAKFLSDEEKAAIGARAGLRPGSLLLFGADRERVVCDVLGRLRLELGQKLDRYDGRAWDPLFVVGFPLFEEGEDGKLSYMHMPFVAPLESEIEKLSSDPKSVLATHYDLVMNGVELGSGSLRNHRSDVQLKILEILGYSEAEARARFGFMLDALDTGAPPHGGFAFGFDRLALMLAGGESLRDVLAFPKTQRGQDSFMEAPSAVDAAQLKELGLRLRD
- a CDS encoding diguanylate cyclase; translated protein: MDKRVLVVDDDRLIREMTRDALVQEGFRVATAATGREALSRLGDEGPFDLVITDLSMREMDGLELIERVKRASPRTEVVVLTGYASLESALPAMRLGAADYLRKPVSAAEVTYGVKRTLLRRRLMDENESLRGCVQAFEAARALASCLESADVLPLAVEIVLRLTGRSRAVGRLVELPSRTGEGIEIAGFPQEALLALRSEIELGKIFDPCELERPGVRSGSALAGALEELGIRDADLLALPIRSEGRVVGGIWLFSEGRPFDDDERQRAALVIEQAELALINAERFLQAREKAFIDDVTSLYNARYLLSALDREVNRASRSQSRLSVLFLDLDRFKTVNDRFGHLVGSRVLRELGGLLQDSVRAIDTVGRYGGDEFTILLVDTGLDGALSVADRIRQSVAGHSFGAERGLDLRLTVSVGVATFPTHGDSRERLLDLSDKAMYLAKALGRDHVCSADELSSSRG